In Salmo salar chromosome ssa15, Ssal_v3.1, whole genome shotgun sequence, one genomic interval encodes:
- the LOC106572314 gene encoding calcium/calmodulin-dependent protein kinase type 1B isoform X1, producing the protein MLIEESGDEGTERTVKTASRQSGLFSATAINSLLKMPLGKEFRKKAEDITAVYDLREKLGEGSFSEVRVAQHRRTLKLVAVKCIRKRALKGKEGMLENEIAVLRRINHPNIVALEETFETSTKLYLVMTLVTGGELLDRILEKGSYTERDASRVIQQVLEAVQYLHQLGIVHRDLKPENLLYQTPSEDSKIVISDFGLSKMEEQGVLTTACGTPAYVAPELLQQKSYGKEVDLWALGVITYILLCGYPPFYDESESHMYRQIIKAEYEFDSPYWDEISSSAKDFIPHMLQKEPEKRYNCEQALKHLWISGGAALEKNIHGSVSKQIQKNFAKSQWKRAFNATMVVRHLSKKNLVVEEEAKDKAETKATL; encoded by the exons ATGCTGATAGAGGAGAGTGGTGACGAAGGTACAGAGAGAACTGTGAAGACCGCTAGCAGACAGTCAGGATTATTCTCTGCCACTGCAATCAACAG CCTATTGAAAATGCCTCTGGGGAAGGAATTCAGGAAGAAAGCAGAGGACATCACAGCAGTGTATGATCTGAGAGAGAAGCTAGGAGA GGGATCATTCTCTGAGGTGCGCGTGGCTCAGCACCGCCGCACCCTGAAACTTGTAGCAGTCAAGTGTATCCGCAAGAGGGCGCTAAAGGGCAAAGAAGGCATGTTGGAGAATGAGATAGCAGTGCTACGCAG AATCAACCATCCCAACATTGTGGCATTGGAGGAGACCTTCGAGACATCTACAAAGCTTTATCTGGTTATGACTCT TGTTACAGGAGGCGAGTTGCTGGACCGTATTCTGGAGAAGGGCAGTTACACTGAGAGGGATGCCAGCCGTGTCATTCAACAGGTTCTGGAGGCAGTCCAATACCTCCACCAGCTGGGCATCGTGCACAGGGACCTGAAG CCTGAGAACCTACTGTATCAGACTCCGTCGGAAGATTCCAAGATCGTCATCAGTGACTTTGGCCTGTCCAAGATGGAGGAGCAGGGGGTGCTCACCACAGCATGTGGAACCCCTGCGTATGTGG CGCCAGAGCTTCTGCAGCAGAAATCATATGGCAAAGAAGTGGACCTATGGGCTCTGGGGGTGATCACCTATATACT ACTCTGTGGCTACCCTCCGTTTTATGACGAGAGTGAGTCACATATGTACAGGCAGATTATAAAGGCTGAATATGAGTTTGACTCCCCGTATTGGGATGAAATCTCTAGTTCAG CAAAAGATTTCATTCCGCACATGTTGCAGAAAGAACCAGAGAAGAGGTACAATTGTGAGCAGGCCTTGAAGCATCTTTG GATATCAGGAGGAGCTGCTCTGGAGAAGAACATTCATGGATCCGTCAGTAAGCAGATCCAGAAGAACTTTGCTAAGAGCCAGTGGAAG AGGGCATTCAATGCCACGATGGTGGTGAGGCACCTCAGTAAGAAGAATCTAGTAGTAGAGGAGGAGGCTAAGGATAAGGCAGAGACCAAGGCTACACTGTAA
- the LOC106572314 gene encoding calcium/calmodulin-dependent protein kinase type 1B isoform X2: MLIEESGDEGTERTVKTASRQSGLFSATAINSLLKMPLGKEFRKKAEDITAVYDLREKLGEGSFSEVRVAQHRRTLKLVAVKCIRKRALKGKEGMLENEIAVLRRINHPNIVALEETFETSTKLYLVMTLVTGGELLDRILEKGSYTERDASRVIQQVLEAVQYLHQLGIVHRDLKPENLLYQTPSEDSKIVISDFGLSKMEEQGVLTTACGTPAYVAPELLQQKSYGKEVDLWALGVITYILLCGYPPFYDESESHMYRQIIKAEYEFDSPYWDEISSSAKDFIPHMLQKEPEKRYNCEQALKHLWISGGAALEKNIHGSVSKQIQKNFAKSQWKVVTFNPWVEEKLPRRIL; the protein is encoded by the exons ATGCTGATAGAGGAGAGTGGTGACGAAGGTACAGAGAGAACTGTGAAGACCGCTAGCAGACAGTCAGGATTATTCTCTGCCACTGCAATCAACAG CCTATTGAAAATGCCTCTGGGGAAGGAATTCAGGAAGAAAGCAGAGGACATCACAGCAGTGTATGATCTGAGAGAGAAGCTAGGAGA GGGATCATTCTCTGAGGTGCGCGTGGCTCAGCACCGCCGCACCCTGAAACTTGTAGCAGTCAAGTGTATCCGCAAGAGGGCGCTAAAGGGCAAAGAAGGCATGTTGGAGAATGAGATAGCAGTGCTACGCAG AATCAACCATCCCAACATTGTGGCATTGGAGGAGACCTTCGAGACATCTACAAAGCTTTATCTGGTTATGACTCT TGTTACAGGAGGCGAGTTGCTGGACCGTATTCTGGAGAAGGGCAGTTACACTGAGAGGGATGCCAGCCGTGTCATTCAACAGGTTCTGGAGGCAGTCCAATACCTCCACCAGCTGGGCATCGTGCACAGGGACCTGAAG CCTGAGAACCTACTGTATCAGACTCCGTCGGAAGATTCCAAGATCGTCATCAGTGACTTTGGCCTGTCCAAGATGGAGGAGCAGGGGGTGCTCACCACAGCATGTGGAACCCCTGCGTATGTGG CGCCAGAGCTTCTGCAGCAGAAATCATATGGCAAAGAAGTGGACCTATGGGCTCTGGGGGTGATCACCTATATACT ACTCTGTGGCTACCCTCCGTTTTATGACGAGAGTGAGTCACATATGTACAGGCAGATTATAAAGGCTGAATATGAGTTTGACTCCCCGTATTGGGATGAAATCTCTAGTTCAG CAAAAGATTTCATTCCGCACATGTTGCAGAAAGAACCAGAGAAGAGGTACAATTGTGAGCAGGCCTTGAAGCATCTTTG GATATCAGGAGGAGCTGCTCTGGAGAAGAACATTCATGGATCCGTCAGTAAGCAGATCCAGAAGAACTTTGCTAAGAGCCAGTGGAAG GTTGTGACCTTTAATCCATGGGTAGAAGAGAAATTGCCCAGAAGAATCCTGTGA
- the ppp1r3da gene encoding protein phosphatase 1, regulatory subunit 3Da → MDWTIGKERIPSCNSELPKASNNASGTNLTINLNEMLRSKADVERKRVPIRPPNPRAPAPRELEFSRGLSCEPMPKPIIRRRARSLSSSKEWKRHTRNVGVRFVDCLGLDLEDVKVFKTGEDPFVPQHVSFKLLMGAELAGGKNLEISLPYLKPVFPQQPGDRPEFFSRLRQQRVCLERVLCFDLGIIGITQVLNLHFEKEVSVRYSFTGWRCSSETKASWVSTTCKSWDGTQEQLNCDTFRFHLPVPPFLLPGAALEFAVRYKVSGKEHWDNNEGQNYKLVCHSYKLTVPKECEHSMVHFI, encoded by the coding sequence ATGGATTGGACTATTGGGAAGGAGAGAATTCCCTCATGTAATAGTGAACTGCCTAAGGCCTCAAACAATGCCTCCGGAACCAACCTCACTATCAATCTGAATGAAATGCTCAGATCAAAAGCTGACGTGGAAAGGAAGCGTGTTCCAATCCGCCCACCCAACCCAAGAGCCCCTGCACCCAGGGAACTGGAGTTTAGTCGAGGCCTTTCGTGTGAGCCCATGCCCAAACCCATTATCCGAAGACGTGCACGATCTCTGTCCTCCTCCAAAGAGTGGAAGAGGCACACTCGTAATGTTGGGGTGCGTTTTGTAGACTGCTTGGGCCTGGACCTAGAGGACGTTAAGGTTTTCAAAACCGGAGAGGATCCTTTTGTGCCACAACATGTCTCCTTCAAGCTTTTGATGGGTGCAGAGCTGGCTGGGGGGAAGAACTTGGAAATCTCACTGCCGTATCTGAAGCCGGTGTTCCCTCAGCAACCCGGTGATCGACCTGAATTCTTCAGCCGCCTGCGCCAGCAGAGAGTCTGTCTGGAGAGGGTTTTGTGCTTTGACCTGGGCATCATTGGGATCACTCAGGTCCTCAACCTCCATTTTGAGAAAGAGGTGAGCGTGCGCTATTCTTTCACAGGATGGAGGTGCAGCTCAGAAACCAAGGCCTCCTGGGTATCCACCACCTGCAAGTCCTGGGATGGTACACAGGAGCAGCTCAATTGTGACACCTTTCGTTTCCACCTGCCTGTTCCTCCCTTCCTGCTACCTGGAGCTGCTTTGGAATTTGCTGTCCGATACAAAGTTTCCGGGAAAGAGCACTGGGACAACAACGAGGGGCAAAACTATAAGTTGGTCTGCCATAGCTACAAGCTGACTGTGCCTAAGGAGTGTGAGCATAGCATGGTGCACTTTATTTGA
- the LOC106572314 gene encoding calcium/calmodulin-dependent protein kinase type 1 isoform X3, translated as MLIEESGDEGTERTVKTASRQSGLFSATAINRGSFSEVRVAQHRRTLKLVAVKCIRKRALKGKEGMLENEIAVLRRINHPNIVALEETFETSTKLYLVMTLVTGGELLDRILEKGSYTERDASRVIQQVLEAVQYLHQLGIVHRDLKPENLLYQTPSEDSKIVISDFGLSKMEEQGVLTTACGTPAYVAPELLQQKSYGKEVDLWALGVITYILLCGYPPFYDESESHMYRQIIKAEYEFDSPYWDEISSSAKDFIPHMLQKEPEKRYNCEQALKHLWISGGAALEKNIHGSVSKQIQKNFAKSQWKRAFNATMVVRHLSKKNLVVEEEAKDKAETKATL; from the exons ATGCTGATAGAGGAGAGTGGTGACGAAGGTACAGAGAGAACTGTGAAGACCGCTAGCAGACAGTCAGGATTATTCTCTGCCACTGCAATCAACAG GGGATCATTCTCTGAGGTGCGCGTGGCTCAGCACCGCCGCACCCTGAAACTTGTAGCAGTCAAGTGTATCCGCAAGAGGGCGCTAAAGGGCAAAGAAGGCATGTTGGAGAATGAGATAGCAGTGCTACGCAG AATCAACCATCCCAACATTGTGGCATTGGAGGAGACCTTCGAGACATCTACAAAGCTTTATCTGGTTATGACTCT TGTTACAGGAGGCGAGTTGCTGGACCGTATTCTGGAGAAGGGCAGTTACACTGAGAGGGATGCCAGCCGTGTCATTCAACAGGTTCTGGAGGCAGTCCAATACCTCCACCAGCTGGGCATCGTGCACAGGGACCTGAAG CCTGAGAACCTACTGTATCAGACTCCGTCGGAAGATTCCAAGATCGTCATCAGTGACTTTGGCCTGTCCAAGATGGAGGAGCAGGGGGTGCTCACCACAGCATGTGGAACCCCTGCGTATGTGG CGCCAGAGCTTCTGCAGCAGAAATCATATGGCAAAGAAGTGGACCTATGGGCTCTGGGGGTGATCACCTATATACT ACTCTGTGGCTACCCTCCGTTTTATGACGAGAGTGAGTCACATATGTACAGGCAGATTATAAAGGCTGAATATGAGTTTGACTCCCCGTATTGGGATGAAATCTCTAGTTCAG CAAAAGATTTCATTCCGCACATGTTGCAGAAAGAACCAGAGAAGAGGTACAATTGTGAGCAGGCCTTGAAGCATCTTTG GATATCAGGAGGAGCTGCTCTGGAGAAGAACATTCATGGATCCGTCAGTAAGCAGATCCAGAAGAACTTTGCTAAGAGCCAGTGGAAG AGGGCATTCAATGCCACGATGGTGGTGAGGCACCTCAGTAAGAAGAATCTAGTAGTAGAGGAGGAGGCTAAGGATAAGGCAGAGACCAAGGCTACACTGTAA